The Prosthecomicrobium sp. N25 nucleotide sequence CCAACGAGCAGTTCGAGCAGAAGGCCCAGCAGCTGGCCGAGCGCAACGTCGAGGTGGAGGCCAAGAACCAGGAGCTGGAGCGGGCCCGCCGCGCGCTCGAGGAGAAGGCGACCGAGCTCGCACTCACCTCCAAGTACAAGTCCGAGTTCCTGGCCAACATGAGCCACGAGCTCAGGACGCCGCTCAACTCCATCCTGATCCTCGGGCAGCAGCTCGCCGACAACCCGGACGCCAACCTGACGCCCAAGCAGGTGGAGTTCGCCCGAACCATCCACGGCGCAGGCACGGACCTCCTGAACCTCATCTCCGACATCCTCGATCTTTCGAAGATCGAGTCCGGCACCGTCTCGGTGGAGGCGGAGGAACTCGCCTTCTCGAGCCTCCTCGACGTCATCGCGCGGCCGTTCCGCCACGAGGCGGAGAACCGCAAGATCGGCTTCGAGGTGGAGACCGGCCCCGAGCTTCCGCGCGCCATCACGACCGACGCCAAGCGCGTCCAGCAGATCCTCAAGAACCTTCTGTCGAACGCCTTCAAGTTCACCGAGAGCGGGTCGGTCCGGCTGCGCGTCGGCCCGGCGGCTTCGGGATGGAGCCCGGACCACCCGGTACTGAAGCACGCCCACGGGGTGATCGCCTTCGAGGTGCAGGACACCGGCATCGGCATCCCGCCCGACAAGCAGAAGATCATCTTCGAGGCCTTCCAGCAGGCGGACGCCTCCACGAGCCGCAAGTACGGCGGCACCGGCCTCGGCCTCGCCATCAGCCGCGAGCTCGCCAACCTGCTCGGCGGCGAGATCCAGCTGAGGTCGACCCCCGGCGTCGGCTCGACCTTCACGCTCTACCTGCCGCAGCACTACACGGGCCTGCCCGCCTCCGCGGCGCTGCCCGGCACCGACCATGTCGCCCGGCCGACCCTGCCCCAGCAGCGCATCCAGATCGCCCGGCTCGGCGCCGACCGGCCGGTCGAGATCGTGCCGGACGACCGCGAGACCATCGTGGACGGCGACCCGGTCCTGCTCGTGGTCGAGGACGATCCGCACTACGCCCGGGTGCTCGTCGACGTTGCGCACCAGAACGGCTTCAAGGTGCTGGCCGCCCCGCGCGGTGCCGACGCGCTGGCGCTGGCGCGCCGGTTCAAGCTCGCCGCCATCTCGCTCGACGTCTTCCTGCCCGACATGCTCGGCTGGAACGTGCTCGCCCAGTTGAAGCAGGATCCGGCGACCCGCCACATCCCGGTCCAGATCGTCACCATCGACGAGGACCGGCAGCACGGCCTCGCCCGCGGGGCCTTCGCGTTCCTCGACAAGACGACGAGCGCCGACCGGCTGTCGGACGCGATCGCGCGGATCAGGACCTACGCCGAGCCCCAGCGCCGGCGGCTGTTGATCGTGGAGGACAACCCGGCCGAGCAGATGAGCGTGCGCGAGCTCCTCGAGCACGACGACATCGACATCGTTGCGGTCGACACGGGCGCCGCGGCGCTCGCCCGGTTGCGCGTGGGCGGCATCGACTGCGTGGTGCTCGACCTCAAGCTCCCCGACATGTCCGGCTTCGACGTGCTGCAGGCCATGAAGACGGACCCGAAGATCGGCGACGTGCCCGTCGTCGTCTTCACCGGCCGGGAGCTCTCGCCGGAGGAGGATGCGCGGCTGCACACGATGGCGCGCAGCGTCGTCGTCAAGGGTGTGGAGAGTCCTGAACGGCTTCTCGACGAGACGGCGCTGTTTCTGCACCGGATCGTCACGGATCTGCCGGAGAAGAAGCGCCTGATGCTGGAGCGCCTGCACGGGTCGGACGAGGACCTTCAGGGCCGCACCGTGCTCATCGTCGACGATGACGCCCGAAACATCTTCGCGCTGTCGAGCGTTCTCGAACGCCGCGGCCTCGACGTTCTGACCGCGACCGCCGGCAACGAAGCCATCGCGGCGCTCGAGGCGAGGCCGGACGTCGCCATCGTGCTCATGGACATCATGATGCCGGGGATGGACGGCTACGAGACCATCGAGACCATCCGGCAGAACCCGGCCCACCGGCGCCTGCCGATCATCGCCCTGACCGCCAAGGCCATGAAGGGCGACCGGGAGAAGTGCCTGGAGGCCGGCGCGTCGGACTATCTCGCCAAGCCCGTCAACACCGAGCAGCTCCTGTCGGCACTCAGGATGTGGCTGCACCGCTGACGGGGTCTTCATTGGACAAGGAATCGACCCGCATGGCCGGGGACAAGGTCAATATCCTGCTCGTCGACGACCAGCCGGCGAAGCTGCTGTCCTACGAGGTGATCCTCGGCGAGCTCGGCGAGACGCTTGTGACGGCGTCCTCCGCCCGGGAGGCGCTCGAGCACCTGCTGAAGTCGGACTTCGCCGTCGTGCTCATCGACGTGTGCATGCCGGAGCTCGACGGCTTCGAGCTCGCCGCGATGATCCGCGAGCATCCCCGCTTCGAGCAGACCGCCATCATCTTCGTCTCGGCGATCATGATGACCGACCTCGACCGGCTGCGCGGCTATGCGGCCGGGGCGGTCGACTACGTCCCCGTGCCGGTCGTGCCGGAGGTGTTGCGCGCCAAGGTCCGGGTCTTCGCGGAACTGCACCGCAAGACCCGCCAGCTCGAACGGCTGAACGACGAGCTCGAACGGCGCGTCGCGGAGCGGACGGCGGAGCTCGAGGCGTCCAACGCCCGTCTTATCGACAGCGAGCGGCGGCGCACCCTGGCGCTCGCAGCGGGGCGGATGGGCTCCTGGGACTGGGACATCGCCGCCGGCGAGATGACCTGGGACGAAGGCCAGCACCGGATCTTCGGCACCTTCCCGCTCGGCTTCAAGCCGACGCCGCAGAGCGCCTGGCACTTCGTCCATCCCGACGACCGCCCGCACCTGGAGGCGTTCATCGAGCACGCGCTGCGGGACGCCACCCCCTTCGACGTGGAGGTGAGGATCCGGCTCCTGTCGGGAGAGACGCGCTGGATCATGATCTCGGCCGCGCCGACCTTCGACGGCGAGGGCCGGCCGCAGCGGCTCAGCGGTGTCATCCTCGACATCACCACGCGCAAGACCGCCGAGGAGGAGCTACAGCGGCTCAACGAGGATCTGGAGCACCGCATCGAGGAGCGCACGCGCGAACGCGAGGAGGCGCTCGCCAAGCTGTTCGAGGCGCAGAAGCTCGACACCATCGGCCAGCTCACCGGCGGCGTCGCGCACGATTTCAACAACCTGCTGATGGCGATCCTCGGCAGCCTCGAGCTGATGCGCAAGCGCACGCCGGAGGACTCGCCGATCTCCCGCCTGATCGAGAACGCCACCCGCGGCGCCGAGCGCGGGCGCACCCTGACCCAGCGGCTCCTCGCCTTCGCGCGCCGGCAGGAGCTGAAGCCGGAGGCGGTCGACCTCAAGGGCCTGATCCTCGGCATGGAGGAACTCCTGAAGCGCGCGCTTGGCCCTGTGATCACGGTTGATCGTCAGATCCCGGACGGCCTCGCCCCGGCGCGGGTCGACGCCAACCAGCTCGAACTCTCGCTCCTGAACCTCGCCCTCAACGCCCGCGACGCCATGCCGAACGGCGGCACCCTGACGATTCGGGCCGCCAGCGAGACCGTGTCCGGGCAGGACGGGCGGGACGGGCTGGCCCCGGGCGAATACCTGCGAATCTGCGTTCACGACACGGGGCTCGGCATGGACGAGGCGACGCTCGCCCGCGCCACCGAACCCTTCTTCACCACGAAGGGGCTCGGCAAGGGGACCGGCCTCGGTCTCTCCATGGTCCACGGGCTCGCCGCCCAGTCCGGCGGCAAGCTGGTGCTGTCGAGCCGGGCCGGCGAGGGCACGACCGTGAACCTGTGGCTTCCGCGGGCGGAGCCTGCCGCAGCGAGCCCGCGTCCGCAGGCGTCTACCGCCGCGGCTCCGAACTTCCAGGAGCGCCGGACCGTGCTTCTCGTCGACGACGACCCCCTGGTGCTGTCGGGCACCAGCGCCATGCTGGAGGACCTCGGCCACGAGGTGATCGAGAGCGAATCGGGTCAGTCGGCGCTGGCCATCCTGAGCGAGGGGCGCCCGGTCGACCTCGTCATCACCGACCATGCCATGCCGGGGATGACCGGGGTCGACCTGGCCCGCAGGATACGGCAGTCGCGGCCGGACCTCGCCATCGTGCTCGCCACCGGCTACGCGGAGATTCCAGCCGACTCCGGCGAGGACGCCTCCGACATCGCCAAGCTCGCCAAGCCCTACCGCCTCGAGGAACTGGCGGCCGCCATCGACGCCGCCTGGCGCGCCCGCGCCGAGATCCGCGCGGCCGTCTGAGAGGACGAGCGGGGCGGCCCCCGAGCGTCCCGTTCACGCCGCCAGTTCGGCGGCGCGCATCAGGTCCTCGGTGAAGCGGCGGCGCTCCGCCTCCTGGGCCATGTGGTCGGGAATGCGCAGGATGTAGGAGGGGTGCACGGTCGGCAGGAGCGGGACCCCGGCGGCCGTTTCGACGAGCCGCCCGCGGATCTGCGTGATCTTCACCGGCCGCTGCAGGATGGCCTGCACGGCGGACCCGCCGAGCCCGACCAGCAGCTTCGGGCCCACGATCCCGATCTCCTTGTCGAGCCACCAGCGGCAGGCCTCGATCTCCCCGGCCGTCGGGTTCTTGTGCAGCCGCCGCTTGCCGCGCGGCTCGAACTTGAAGTGCTTCACCGCATTGGTGACGTAGACGGACGAGCGGTCGATCCCGGCCTCGGCGAGCGCCGCGTCGAGCACCTGCCCGGCCGGCCCCACGAAAGGCTCGCCGGTGAGGTCCTCCCGGTCGCCCGGCTGCTCGCCGACGAACATGAGCCGCGCCGCCGCCGGACCTCGCCCCGGAACCGCCTGCGTGGCGTCGCGCCAGAGGGGGCAGCGCCGGCAGGCGGGCAACTCCGCCGCGACACTCGCGAGATCCTCCGCCATCGTGGCCCCTCCGCCCGCGCAAGCCGCCTCCGGCGTGCCGGCCCGCGCCTGTGAACGGAGATGCCGGACCGGCGGTTCCGTGGGCGCCGCCGCGATCATGGCACGCTCCCGGTCGACCGCGTCGGCGATGAGGTCCGGGATCAGCGCCGCCTCCGGCAGGTTGCGCCAGTAGCGCTTCGGCATCTCCGCCGACATCGCCTTCACCTTCAGCCGCGCCGGATTGAAGATCGAGGCGAAGTAGGTGAGCCACAGCGCTTCCTCGGCATCCTCCGCCGGCACGTCGCTCTTGCGTGCCCCGGGCCCGAAGGTCAGCCGCTCGGTGTCCCAATGGATCGAGCGGCGCGGCGTCAGGATCGACCAGCGCATCGGCGCGAAGCGGCGCTGGAAGAACCCGGCATTGCGCTCCTCGATGAAATGCTCCGGTTCGAACCACGCGGCGAAGTGCGGCCCGTCCGCCGTCGCCACCTCCCGGAAGCGCACGAAGGCGCGCATCTTATGGACGTCCCGGTCGACCGCCTTGGCGAGCCGGGCGGCGAGCGCCACGTCCGGATCGGACGCGACCTCCAGGAGCTTCGGCAGGGTACGCAGGCGGAACAGCAGCCGGTAGAGGAGATCGTAGCGCCCCGGGTCCCGGTGGCAGGCGACCCGCTCGGCGAGGTCCAGGAAAGCCCGCGGCACCCGCAGGGCACCGGCCGGCGGGGCTGAGCCTGCCGCGGACGGTCCCGGCGGCCGCACCAGCGCGGCGAAGAGCTCGTCCTGCCCGGCACCGACCGCGAAGCGCACCGCGGCGGGCTCGACGCCATCGGCCGCGAGCCCCCGCGCCGCGGCGCGGAAGCCGTCCAGGTCCGTCTCGTGCCCGAGTTCGATCCGGCGCATGGGGGTCAGAAGAGCGAGAGCTGCACCGGCCGGGCCGGCTTGGCGAGGGTGGGGCCGAGGGCGGAGCGGTCGAGGAGCCCGCCCGGATGCCAGTCCTCCGCCACCACGAAGGGCCTGACCGGCTCCAGGGACCGGCAGACCCGCGCGAGGTCGGCGAGCCTGAGCCGCGTATGCCGCCGCGCCCGGCAGATCCGGTCGACCGACTTCACCCCGAGCCCGGGCACGCGCAGGAGCCGCTCCCGGTCTGCCCGGTTGACGTCCACGGGGAACAGGTCCCGGTGCGCCAGCGCCCAGGCGAGCTTGGGGTCCATGTCGAGCGGCAGCATACCGTCCGGCAGGCCGGCGGCGATCTCGGACAACTCGAATCCGTAGAAGCGCATCAGCCAGTCGGCCTGGTAGAGCCGGTGCTCGCGCATGAGCGGGGGCTTCGTGGCCGGCAGAGCGGACGTCGTGTCGGGGATCGGGCTGAAGGCGGAGTAGTAGACACGCTTCAGACCGTAGCTGCCGTAGAGCGTCGCGCTCTTGGTGAGGATGGTGGCGTCCGTCGCCGCGTCCGCCCCGACGATCATCTGCGTCGACTGGCCCGCCGGCACGAAGGTCCGTTCCTTCGGGTCCGCGCCCCGGTCCTTGGCCTCTTCGATCCGCGCCCTGAGCGCCCCCATGGTGCGCCGGATGACGGCCGGCTTCTTCTCCGGCGCGAGCCGCTCCACGCTGGCGTCGACGGGCAGTTCGATGTTGACGGAGAGCCGGTCGGCATGGCGCCCGGCCTCCTCGATCAGCCGCTGGTCCGCCCCGGGGATCGCCTTGAGGTGGATGTAGCCGCGGAAGTCGTGCGTCTCCCGCAGGCTGCGCGCCACCCGCAGGATCTCCTCCATGGTGTGGTCCGGCGAGCGGATGATCCCCGAGGAGAGGAAGAGCCCCTCGATGTAGTTTCGGCGGTAGAAGGAGAGCGTGAGCCGCACCACCTCCTCGACCGTGAAGCGCGCCCGCTCGACGTTGCTGGAGGAGCGGTTCACGCAATAGGCGCAGTCGAAGACGCAGAAGTTGGTGAGCAGGATCTTCAGGAGCGAGATGCAGCGCCCATCCGGCGCATAGGCGTGGCAGATGCCCGACCCCTCGGTCGACCCGATGCCGGTCCCCTTGGCCGATTGCCGCCGTTTGGTGCCCGACGAGGCGCAGGACGCGTCGTATTTCGCCGCGTCGCTCAGCACCGCCAGTTTCTCGCCGATCGTCTTCGCCGCCATCGCGCCATGTTCCTGATCTGTTCTGAGATATGAGGTTGGCGGCCTCCCGACAATGCGCGCCGTGTTGATAATGGCCTTGCACCTTCACGGCCGAGCCCGAGCCACAGTCGGACCAGTTCGCGCTTGCGGGCGCGCCGCTCATTCCCGATGAAGGAGGAGAATCGAGGGGAGGGACGAGCGCATGTCGGCACTGGACGAAGCGGCCGGGCGGGCCCGGCGGTGGCTCGTCGGCGAGGCGGCGCCGCTCTGGTGGGCGAACGGTCGCGACCCGGCCGGCGGCTTCGTGGAGCGGATCGGCCTCGACGGCGTGGCGCTGCGGGAACGGCGTCGCGCCCGGGTGAGCGCCCGGCAGGTCTACGCCTTCGCGGTCGCCGCCCGGCTCGGCTGGGACGGCCCCGTCGCGGCGGCGCTCCGCCACGGGCTCGACTTCCTGCAGGGTCCGGCCGCCCGTTCCGACGGCGGCATCGTCGCCACCGTCGCCCCGGACGGCACCATCCCGGACGCCGGCCCGGACCTCTACGACCAGGCCTTCTGGCTGCTGGCGCTCGCCGAGGCGCGGGCGAGCCTCGACGACCCGGCGCTCGAGGACGCCGGCCTGCGGGTGCTCGACCTCATGGAGGCGCGCATGCGCCACCCCGTCGCCGGCTACGAGGAGCGCGACCGCCGCGTCCTGCCGCTCCGGGCCAATCCGCACATGCACCTGCTCGAGGCCGCGGCCGCTTGGGTGCCGCGCGGCCGCAGCCCGCGCTGGCGCGCGCTCGGCGCCGAGATGGCCGGCATGGCCCTTCGCTTCTTCCGCGATCCGGCGACCGGCGCGCTCCTGGAGTTCTTCGACGGCGACTGGCGCCCGCTGCCGGGCGCGGCGGGCGACGTGGTGGAGCCCGGGCACCTCTATGAATGGACGTGGCTGCTCTGGCGCTGGCAGACGCTGACCGGCGAGGACGTCCGTCCGGTGGCGCTGCGTTTCGCCGAGATCGCCCGCCAGCACGGCCTCGACCCGTCGCGCGGTGTCGCCATCGACGAGATCGGCCGCGACCTGGCCCCCCGGCGCCGCACGGCCCGTCTCTGGCCGCAGACGGAGCGACTCAAGGCCGGCCTGGCGCTCAGGGCCTGGGGTCCCCCCGGCTCGGACCTCGCCCGCATCGGCGAAGCCGAGGCGCTCGCCGCCTGGGAAGCGCTCGAGCGGTACCTGGACGTTCCCGTCCGCGGCCTCTGGCGCGACCGACTGGACGAGGACGGCCGCTTCGCCGAGGAACCCGCCCCCGCCTCGAGTTTCTACCATCTCGCCTGCGCGATCGGCGAACTCGCCGGCGCGGTCGCCTGACGCCGCCGCGCCGTCCTCCCACGCTCCGCGAACTCCCCGGCGCGGGCCGTCAGCCCGCCACCCGGTTCCGCTCGATGGTCAGGAACGGGAAGGCCTCGACCCCGCCGCGCGCGAGGTCCCCGGTCGCGGCGTCCGCGCCCCGGAAGCCGACGATCGCGCCCGAGCGGGCGCCCCGGATCAGGTTGTCGGCGACGAGCGCCGGGCCGGCTCCGTCCGCCACCGACACGGAGATCCCGATCCCCGCGTTGCGGACGACGTTCCCGGTCGCCGTGACGTCCCGCTGCCAGCGCCCGAACCCGATCGCGATTCCGACGAGCGGCGCACCCTCGACCACATTGCCCGTCACCGCCGTGTCGGCTTCCACCGCGATGCCGCTGCCGAAGCCGGGCGGATCGGCCCGGTAGGGCCCCTCCCGGCGGAGATTGCGGACGATGTTGCCGGACACCACCGCCAGCCGGCCCCCCTCGTTGAAGTTCGTCACCGAAATGCCGACCGCCGCGCCGTCCACCAGGTTGTTGGCGATCAGCGCGCCCTCGAAGGCGAACTCCGCGTAGAGCGCGGTCTCGCCCGAGCGCAGGCACTGGTTCCCGGTCATCTGCACATTGGAGGCGCTGTTGGCGCGGATGGCCGTGAAGGCGCAGTCGGCGATCCGGTTGTCGGCCGCGATCACCCCGCCGGCCCGGAAGAAGTTGATGCCGTTGCCGTTCTGGCCCGTGCCGCCGGCATCGGCGCGGATCCGCGCGATCCGGTTGCCGGACACGAGGGTGCCGTCCTCGCCGGGCGCCGAGCGCCAGACGAGGATCCCCCCGTTGCCGCAGTGCTCGACCCGATTGTCCCGCACCACGAGGCCGCTCGCGTCCAGGGAGAAGAGCCCCGCCTGCCCGGCGAGGGTGAAGGACGAGCGCTCGACCCGCCCCGCGCAGGCCTGGAGCCGCAACCCGTGCCCGGTCGTGCGCGTGAAGGCGCAACTGTCGACGTGGAGGTCGGCGACGCCCGCGAGCGCCACGATCCCCTCTGCGGCTCCGAGGGTCTGAAAGCCGCCGTCGAAGGTGAGGCCGGTGAGGTGGAGGGAGGCGGCGCCTTCGGCGATCGCGATCGGCCGCGGCGCCGCCGCCACGAGTCGCGTCCGGCCCGGCACGCCGACCAGCCGCGTCCCGTCGGGAAGTTTCAGCCCGGTCGCCGCGAAGGTACCCGGCCCGAGCGTCACGGGCTCCCCCGCTCGCGCCGCTCGATCGATCGCCTCCTGTAGGTCGCCCCCCGGCGCGAGGGCGGGGGTGGCTGCGCCGGCCGCAGGGCCGGCAGCCGCGACGGACAGCAGGTGGATGACGAACTGCCGCCTCTGCAGCATGGCGATGGTCGATCTCCGACGTGTGGAACCGGGCGAGCCGGATGCGACCCCGACCGCCCGCCCGCGCCCGAATCGGCGAGGGCCTTCACCGAGAAAGATACGTCCGCTGGATCCGCTTCGCGATCTGGGCGAAGACCTCGTCGATGTCCTTCTTCGCCGAGTAGTACGAATTGTCCGGATTGCCCGCACAGGTCTTCAAGGGCGGGTCTTTCTTGGTCTCTTCGTCATAGTTGATCGCATAGATGGTAATGCCATCGGCTCGCATCTTGTCGCAGATCTCGTTCAGGATCTTCTTTGCCTCGGCCTTGTTAATTTCGTCGAACCAGGCGCCGGAGCTGTCGGGGTTGCCCTTGTCTCTCGTGTTCATCTGGCCGTCGGTCATGATCACCATCAGCTTCGGAATGGCGTCCGATTTCTTGTGGGGCAGCGACGCGGTACCCCACTGGCCCTGCCACTTCTCCGAGAGGCTCATCCAGCCCCAGAAGGCTCCCTGGTCGATGCGGGTCGTGCCCTGCGA carries:
- a CDS encoding putative DNA modification/repair radical SAM protein, which produces MAAKTIGEKLAVLSDAAKYDASCASSGTKRRQSAKGTGIGSTEGSGICHAYAPDGRCISLLKILLTNFCVFDCAYCVNRSSSNVERARFTVEEVVRLTLSFYRRNYIEGLFLSSGIIRSPDHTMEEILRVARSLRETHDFRGYIHLKAIPGADQRLIEEAGRHADRLSVNIELPVDASVERLAPEKKPAVIRRTMGALRARIEEAKDRGADPKERTFVPAGQSTQMIVGADAATDATILTKSATLYGSYGLKRVYYSAFSPIPDTTSALPATKPPLMREHRLYQADWLMRFYGFELSEIAAGLPDGMLPLDMDPKLAWALAHRDLFPVDVNRADRERLLRVPGLGVKSVDRICRARRHTRLRLADLARVCRSLEPVRPFVVAEDWHPGGLLDRSALGPTLAKPARPVQLSLF
- a CDS encoding UdgX family uracil-DNA binding protein (This protein belongs to the uracil DNA glycosylase superfamily, members of which act in excision repair of DNA. However, it belongs more specifically to UdgX branch, whose founding member was found to bind uracil in DNA (where it does not belong), without cleaving it, appears to promote DNA repair by a pathway involving RecA, rather than base excision.), with product MRRIELGHETDLDGFRAAARGLAADGVEPAAVRFAVGAGQDELFAALVRPPGPSAAGSAPPAGALRVPRAFLDLAERVACHRDPGRYDLLYRLLFRLRTLPKLLEVASDPDVALAARLAKAVDRDVHKMRAFVRFREVATADGPHFAAWFEPEHFIEERNAGFFQRRFAPMRWSILTPRRSIHWDTERLTFGPGARKSDVPAEDAEEALWLTYFASIFNPARLKVKAMSAEMPKRYWRNLPEAALIPDLIADAVDRERAMIAAAPTEPPVRHLRSQARAGTPEAACAGGGATMAEDLASVAAELPACRRCPLWRDATQAVPGRGPAAARLMFVGEQPGDREDLTGEPFVGPAGQVLDAALAEAGIDRSSVYVTNAVKHFKFEPRGKRRLHKNPTAGEIEACRWWLDKEIGIVGPKLLVGLGGSAVQAILQRPVKITQIRGRLVETAAGVPLLPTVHPSYILRIPDHMAQEAERRRFTEDLMRAAELAA
- a CDS encoding response regulator; translation: MAGDKVNILLVDDQPAKLLSYEVILGELGETLVTASSAREALEHLLKSDFAVVLIDVCMPELDGFELAAMIREHPRFEQTAIIFVSAIMMTDLDRLRGYAAGAVDYVPVPVVPEVLRAKVRVFAELHRKTRQLERLNDELERRVAERTAELEASNARLIDSERRRTLALAAGRMGSWDWDIAAGEMTWDEGQHRIFGTFPLGFKPTPQSAWHFVHPDDRPHLEAFIEHALRDATPFDVEVRIRLLSGETRWIMISAAPTFDGEGRPQRLSGVILDITTRKTAEEELQRLNEDLEHRIEERTREREEALAKLFEAQKLDTIGQLTGGVAHDFNNLLMAILGSLELMRKRTPEDSPISRLIENATRGAERGRTLTQRLLAFARRQELKPEAVDLKGLILGMEELLKRALGPVITVDRQIPDGLAPARVDANQLELSLLNLALNARDAMPNGGTLTIRAASETVSGQDGRDGLAPGEYLRICVHDTGLGMDEATLARATEPFFTTKGLGKGTGLGLSMVHGLAAQSGGKLVLSSRAGEGTTVNLWLPRAEPAAASPRPQASTAAAPNFQERRTVLLVDDDPLVLSGTSAMLEDLGHEVIESESGQSALAILSEGRPVDLVITDHAMPGMTGVDLARRIRQSRPDLAIVLATGYAEIPADSGEDASDIAKLAKPYRLEELAAAIDAAWRARAEIRAAV
- a CDS encoding AGE family epimerase/isomerase — protein: MSALDEAAGRARRWLVGEAAPLWWANGRDPAGGFVERIGLDGVALRERRRARVSARQVYAFAVAARLGWDGPVAAALRHGLDFLQGPAARSDGGIVATVAPDGTIPDAGPDLYDQAFWLLALAEARASLDDPALEDAGLRVLDLMEARMRHPVAGYEERDRRVLPLRANPHMHLLEAAAAWVPRGRSPRWRALGAEMAGMALRFFRDPATGALLEFFDGDWRPLPGAAGDVVEPGHLYEWTWLLWRWQTLTGEDVRPVALRFAEIARQHGLDPSRGVAIDEIGRDLAPRRRTARLWPQTERLKAGLALRAWGPPGSDLARIGEAEALAAWEALERYLDVPVRGLWRDRLDEDGRFAEEPAPASSFYHLACAIGELAGAVA
- a CDS encoding TIGR03808 family TAT-translocated repetitive protein, which translates into the protein MLQRRQFVIHLLSVAAAGPAAGAATPALAPGGDLQEAIDRAARAGEPVTLGPGTFAATGLKLPDGTRLVGVPGRTRLVAAAPRPIAIAEGAASLHLTGLTFDGGFQTLGAAEGIVALAGVADLHVDSCAFTRTTGHGLRLQACAGRVERSSFTLAGQAGLFSLDASGLVVRDNRVEHCGNGGILVWRSAPGEDGTLVSGNRIARIRADAGGTGQNGNGINFFRAGGVIAADNRIADCAFTAIRANSASNVQMTGNQCLRSGETALYAEFAFEGALIANNLVDGAAVGISVTNFNEGGRLAVVSGNIVRNLRREGPYRADPPGFGSGIAVEADTAVTGNVVEGAPLVGIAIGFGRWQRDVTATGNVVRNAGIGISVSVADGAGPALVADNLIRGARSGAIVGFRGADAATGDLARGGVEAFPFLTIERNRVAG